A single region of the Streptomyces sp. NBC_01803 genome encodes:
- a CDS encoding right-handed parallel beta-helix repeat-containing protein, translated as MTKGSVQVTHSGTARWRRRTAVYGTVTEALAAAEDGDVLTLGPGTYRENLVVENAVTLRGPGEARDGEARIAPIDGVPLTVRGSATIAHLRVEGQDTGVPAVLIEGGTPELFSLQVHTASAAGIEVRGGARPTVRGCAVSNATGTGISVGDAAGALFEECRVMESGQPGITVRGPAHLRLERCRVSRSGGAGLSVTGDGSAVDAVECAIQDINGTGVRLADRATAHLTDCRVSDTTGDGVTLDSEAVLTLTDSTVSDVPENALDLRSRSVLTLVRTTVSGFGRNGMSVWDPGTHADAHDCEIHQSAGDYPAVWVSDGATAVLESCRVHHVADALFVLDAGSRADVVESRIEDVRGSAVSVSDGATARIEASRIHRVGTGAWFRDAGSGGSVTGCAIDQARTGFIITKDADPEVVDCTVTAPSEAGFYVSAGGRGRFTRCRVSDSGGYGFHIIDGCRSELNRCRTERCARGGYVFAEDSPVLTDCHSDDTGAPGADIRLKTAGPKATDTATAPTARVPASAPAPTPAPGKPASQVAGESRPADEVLAELEELVGLHTVKREVRALIDMIEVGRRRRQAGLKAASARRHLVFTGSPGTGKTTVARLYGQILASLGVLERGHLVEVSRVDLVGEHIGSTAIRTQEAFERARGGVLFIDEAYALSPEDAGRDFGREAIDTLVKLMEDHRDAVVVIVAGYTAEMERFLAVNPGVASRFSRTITFGDYSPEELLSIVDQQAREHEYDLGEGTREGLLKYFTGMDRGPSFGNGRTARQTFEAMVERHAGRVARVVDPSTEELTLLHPEDLPALP; from the coding sequence ATGACTAAGGGCTCGGTCCAGGTGACGCACTCCGGAACGGCGCGCTGGCGGCGCCGGACGGCCGTCTACGGCACGGTCACCGAAGCCCTGGCCGCCGCCGAGGACGGCGATGTCCTGACCCTCGGCCCCGGAACCTACCGCGAGAACCTCGTCGTCGAGAACGCCGTCACCCTGCGCGGCCCCGGCGAGGCCAGGGACGGCGAGGCCCGGATCGCGCCCATCGACGGCGTCCCGCTGACCGTCCGGGGCTCGGCCACCATCGCCCACCTGCGCGTCGAGGGCCAGGACACCGGTGTCCCCGCGGTGCTGATCGAGGGCGGCACGCCCGAGCTGTTCTCCCTCCAGGTGCACACCGCCTCCGCCGCCGGCATCGAGGTGCGCGGCGGCGCCCGGCCGACCGTCCGCGGGTGCGCGGTCAGCAACGCGACCGGCACCGGCATCAGCGTCGGGGACGCCGCCGGCGCGCTGTTCGAGGAGTGCCGGGTGATGGAGTCGGGCCAGCCGGGTATCACCGTGCGCGGGCCGGCCCATCTGCGGCTGGAGCGCTGCCGGGTGAGCCGGTCCGGCGGCGCGGGCCTGTCGGTGACCGGGGACGGCAGCGCCGTGGACGCGGTGGAGTGCGCCATCCAGGACATCAACGGCACGGGCGTGCGGCTCGCCGACCGCGCCACCGCGCATCTCACCGACTGCCGGGTGAGCGACACCACCGGGGACGGCGTCACGCTCGACTCGGAGGCGGTGCTGACCCTGACCGACAGCACCGTCTCGGACGTCCCGGAGAACGCCCTTGACCTGCGGTCGCGTTCGGTGCTGACGCTGGTGCGCACGACGGTCAGCGGATTCGGCCGCAACGGCATGTCCGTGTGGGACCCGGGCACGCACGCCGACGCGCACGACTGCGAGATCCACCAGTCCGCCGGGGACTATCCGGCGGTCTGGGTGAGCGACGGCGCCACGGCGGTGCTGGAGTCCTGCCGCGTGCACCACGTGGCCGACGCGCTGTTCGTGCTGGACGCCGGATCGCGCGCGGACGTGGTGGAGAGCCGGATCGAGGACGTGCGCGGCTCGGCGGTCTCGGTCAGCGACGGCGCCACGGCCCGTATCGAGGCGTCGCGGATCCATCGGGTGGGCACCGGGGCGTGGTTCCGCGACGCCGGCAGCGGCGGCTCGGTGACCGGCTGCGCTATCGACCAGGCCAGGACGGGCTTCATCATCACCAAGGACGCCGACCCCGAAGTGGTCGACTGCACCGTCACCGCCCCGTCCGAGGCGGGGTTCTACGTGTCGGCGGGCGGGCGCGGCAGGTTCACCCGCTGCCGGGTGAGCGACTCCGGCGGGTACGGCTTCCACATCATCGACGGGTGCCGCAGCGAGCTGAACCGCTGCCGCACCGAGCGGTGCGCCCGGGGCGGGTACGTGTTCGCCGAGGACAGCCCGGTGCTGACGGACTGCCACAGCGACGACACGGGCGCGCCGGGCGCCGACATCCGGCTGAAGACGGCCGGTCCGAAGGCGACCGACACGGCCACCGCCCCGACCGCGCGGGTGCCCGCGTCCGCCCCCGCCCCCACCCCCGCGCCGGGGAAGCCGGCATCTCAGGTGGCCGGGGAGAGCCGGCCGGCCGACGAGGTGCTGGCCGAGTTGGAGGAGTTGGTCGGCCTGCACACGGTCAAGCGCGAGGTGCGGGCGCTCATCGACATGATCGAGGTGGGCCGGCGCCGTCGGCAGGCCGGGCTCAAGGCCGCCTCGGCCCGCCGCCACCTGGTGTTCACCGGCTCCCCCGGCACCGGCAAGACGACGGTGGCCCGGCTCTACGGCCAGATCCTGGCCTCCCTCGGCGTCCTGGAGCGCGGGCACCTGGTCGAGGTCTCCCGGGTCGACCTGGTGGGCGAGCACATCGGCTCGACCGCCATCCGCACCCAGGAGGCGTTCGAACGGGCGCGGGGCGGCGTGCTGTTCATCGACGAGGCGTACGCCCTCTCCCCCGAGGACGCGGGTCGCGACTTCGGCCGCGAGGCGATCGACACGCTGGTGAAGCTGATGGAGGACCACCGCGACGCGGTGGTGGTGATCGTCGCCGGGTACACCGCCGAGATGGAACGCTTCCTCGCGGTGAACCCGGGCGTCGCCTCCCGTTTCTCGCGCACCATCACGTTCGGCGACTACTCCCCCGAGGAGTTGCTGAGCATCGTGGACCAGCAGGCGCGCGAGCACGAGTACGACCTCGGCGAGGGCACCCGCGAGGGGCTGCTGAAGTACTTCACGGGGATGGACCGCGGCCCCTCGTTCGGCAATGGCAGGACGGCCCGCCAGACGTTCGAGGCGATGGTGGAGCGCCACGCGGGCCGGGTCGCCCGCGTGGTCGACCCGAGCACGGAGGAGCTGACGCTCCTCCACCCGGAGGACCTGCCGGCGCTGCCCTGA
- a CDS encoding family 2B encapsulin nanocompartment shell protein codes for MTTSTEPTQGNETAHARLSLDTAAARNLATTTKTPPQMQGITSRWLLKVLPWVQVSGGTFRVNRRLTHTVGNGRVEFVSTGSEVRVIPAELGELPVLAGYAGTDVLQELAAACEQRDFAPGEVIVEAGAPADRVVLIAHGKLARRGAGRYDAETDHGVLADGDFYGAGVLGEEDPGTWEHSLRALTSGTVLTLGRADFEAIAARSPGLADHVAAFRGAAPGRSNAHGESAIELASGHVGEPVLPGTFVDYELQPREYELSVAQTVLRVHSRVADLYSEPMNQVEEQLRLTIEALRERQENELVNNREFGLLHNADLRQRVHTRSGPPTPDDLDELLATVWKEPSVILAHPRAIAAFGRECNARGLYPGSVDLGGNAVPAWRGVPVLPCDKIPVTAAGTSSILCLRTGEKSQGVVGLHRTGIPDEYQPSLSVRFMGINDQAVISYLVSAYYSAAVLVPDALGVLEDVEIGY; via the coding sequence ATGACGACTTCCACCGAGCCCACTCAGGGAAACGAGACGGCGCACGCCCGGTTGAGCCTCGATACGGCAGCTGCCCGGAATCTGGCGACGACCACCAAGACTCCGCCGCAGATGCAGGGCATCACCTCCCGGTGGTTGCTCAAGGTGCTGCCGTGGGTACAGGTTTCCGGCGGTACGTTCCGGGTCAACCGCAGGTTGACCCACACCGTCGGAAACGGACGTGTCGAATTCGTTTCCACCGGTTCCGAAGTGCGGGTCATCCCGGCCGAGCTGGGGGAGCTTCCCGTCCTGGCCGGATATGCCGGGACCGACGTGCTCCAGGAGCTGGCGGCGGCCTGCGAGCAGCGGGACTTCGCCCCGGGCGAGGTGATCGTCGAGGCCGGCGCCCCCGCCGACCGCGTCGTGCTGATCGCCCACGGCAAGCTCGCGCGGCGCGGCGCCGGCCGGTACGACGCGGAGACCGACCACGGGGTGCTGGCCGACGGCGACTTCTACGGCGCCGGCGTGCTCGGGGAGGAGGACCCCGGCACCTGGGAGCACAGCCTGAGGGCGCTCACCAGCGGCACCGTTCTCACCCTCGGCCGGGCCGACTTCGAAGCCATCGCGGCCCGTTCGCCGGGTCTGGCCGACCACGTGGCGGCGTTCCGCGGCGCGGCGCCCGGCCGCAGCAACGCGCACGGCGAGTCCGCGATCGAGCTGGCGTCGGGCCACGTCGGCGAGCCGGTCCTGCCGGGCACCTTCGTGGACTATGAACTCCAGCCGCGCGAGTACGAATTGAGCGTCGCGCAGACCGTGCTCCGGGTCCACAGCCGGGTCGCCGATCTCTACAGCGAGCCGATGAACCAGGTCGAGGAGCAACTGCGCCTGACCATCGAGGCGCTGCGCGAGCGGCAGGAGAACGAGCTGGTCAACAACCGGGAGTTCGGCCTGCTGCACAACGCCGACCTCCGCCAGCGTGTCCACACCCGGAGCGGCCCGCCCACTCCAGACGACCTGGACGAGCTCCTGGCCACCGTCTGGAAGGAACCCAGCGTCATCCTCGCCCACCCCCGGGCGATCGCCGCGTTCGGTCGCGAGTGCAACGCCCGCGGCCTGTACCCGGGCAGCGTGGACCTCGGCGGGAACGCGGTCCCGGCCTGGCGCGGCGTCCCCGTGCTGCCGTGCGACAAGATCCCGGTCACCGCCGCCGGGACCAGCTCCATCCTGTGCCTGCGCACCGGCGAGAAATCCCAGGGCGTGGTCGGTCTGCACCGCACCGGAATCCCCGACGAATATCAGCCGAGCCTGTCCGTGCGTTTCATGGGCATCAACGACCAGGCCGTCATCTCCTATCTGGTCAGCGCCTACTATTCGGCCGCCGTCCTCGTCCCCGACGCCCTGGGCGTTCTGGAGGATGTCGAGATCGGGTACTGA
- a CDS encoding family 2B encapsulin nanocompartment shell protein — protein sequence MNAPVNPVPTSLETAAARNLASTLKTPPQMQGISPRWLLKALPWVEVSAGTYRVNRRLTHTLGDGRVEFVSTGTEVRVIPAELTELPALGGFDDPGVLDVLADRCVQREYGPGDVIAAAGEPVGEVVLIAHGKVRRSVPGRYGGEAVLGVLADGDHAGDEALAGPPGTWPHTLRAATRCTVLALPLDEVRTVAGESPALRAHLDAVAARPAPRRNKRGEADIALASGHTGEPALPGTFVDYELHPREYELSVAQTVLRVHTRVADLYSEPMNQVEEQLRLTIEALRERQENELVNNREFGLLHNADLRQRIRTRTGPPTPDDLDDLVSRRRKTRYLLAHPRTIAAIGRECSARGVYPGQTELDGVRLHAWRGIPILPCDKIPVTRDNTSSVLAMRTGQEDQGVVGLHQTGIPEEYEPSLNVRFMGIDEQAVIAYLVSLYFSAAVLVPDALGILEDVEI from the coding sequence ATGAACGCCCCCGTGAATCCCGTCCCGACCAGCCTCGAAACCGCCGCCGCGAGAAACCTGGCGAGCACTCTCAAAACACCCCCGCAGATGCAGGGCATCTCGCCCCGGTGGCTCCTCAAGGCGCTGCCATGGGTGGAGGTTTCCGCCGGCACCTACCGGGTGAACCGCAGGCTCACCCACACGCTCGGTGACGGACGTGTGGAGTTCGTCAGCACCGGCACCGAGGTCCGGGTGATCCCCGCCGAGCTGACCGAACTCCCCGCCCTCGGCGGCTTCGACGACCCCGGAGTCCTCGACGTCCTCGCCGACCGATGCGTTCAGCGCGAGTACGGCCCCGGCGACGTCATCGCCGCCGCCGGCGAGCCCGTCGGGGAGGTGGTCCTGATCGCCCACGGCAAGGTCCGCAGATCCGTCCCCGGCCGGTACGGCGGGGAAGCCGTGCTCGGCGTGCTGGCCGACGGCGACCACGCCGGGGACGAGGCCCTGGCCGGGCCGCCCGGCACCTGGCCGCACACCCTGCGGGCGGCCACCCGCTGCACCGTCCTCGCGCTGCCGCTGGACGAGGTGCGGACGGTGGCCGGGGAGTCGCCCGCCCTGCGGGCCCACCTCGACGCCGTCGCCGCCCGCCCCGCGCCCCGCCGCAACAAGCGCGGCGAGGCCGATATCGCGCTGGCCTCCGGGCACACCGGTGAGCCAGCCCTGCCGGGCACCTTCGTTGATTACGAACTTCACCCGCGCGAGTACGAGTTGAGTGTCGCGCAGACCGTACTGCGGGTGCACACCCGGGTCGCCGATCTCTACAGCGAGCCGATGAACCAGGTCGAGGAGCAACTGCGCCTGACCATCGAGGCGCTGCGCGAGCGGCAGGAGAACGAGCTGGTCAACAACCGGGAGTTCGGCCTGCTGCACAACGCCGACCTCCGCCAGCGCATCCGCACCCGCACCGGGCCGCCGACCCCTGACGATCTCGACGACCTGGTCTCCCGGCGCCGCAAGACCCGCTACCTGCTGGCGCACCCCCGCACCATCGCCGCCATCGGCCGCGAATGCAGCGCGCGCGGCGTCTACCCCGGCCAGACGGAGCTCGACGGCGTCCGCCTGCACGCCTGGCGCGGTATTCCCATCCTGCCCTGCGACAAGATCCCCGTGACCAGGGACAACACCAGCTCCGTGCTCGCCATGCGCACCGGCCAGGAGGACCAGGGCGTCGTCGGCCTGCACCAGACGGGCATCCCCGAGGAGTACGAGCCCAGCCTCAACGTCCGCTTCATGGGCATCGACGAGCAGGCCGTCATCGCCTACCTCGTCAGCCTCTACTTCTCCGCCGCCGTCCTGGTCCCCGACGCCCTGGGCATCCTGGAGGACGTGGAGATCTGA
- a CDS encoding DUF6643 family protein, translated as MTSPRPYGGAYSSPSFADTPIYDRLVAERGTPQIAPIRVPAAYDSLGYQPAPAPQPALPALPALPSGPSQPQPQPAFQQPQQQGYGGYQAAPVRQQFPAGGPPGPAPHFPQQANTPRPYQAQAPQAPQAAAPQQMRPAAPRPMPPRPMPGAYQGQGQSQAPGQHPYPAQAQPQPPAAAQQQPYASPGYWQEQGAGH; from the coding sequence ATGACCTCCCCGCGCCCTTACGGCGGTGCCTACTCCTCACCGTCGTTCGCCGACACCCCGATCTACGACAGGCTGGTGGCCGAGCGGGGAACCCCGCAGATCGCCCCCATCCGGGTCCCGGCCGCCTACGACTCGCTGGGATACCAGCCCGCTCCCGCCCCGCAGCCCGCGCTGCCGGCCCTGCCCGCGCTGCCCTCGGGGCCGTCGCAGCCGCAGCCGCAGCCGGCGTTCCAGCAGCCGCAGCAGCAGGGTTACGGCGGGTACCAGGCGGCGCCGGTCCGCCAGCAGTTCCCGGCGGGAGGCCCGCCGGGACCCGCGCCGCACTTCCCGCAGCAGGCGAACACACCGCGGCCCTATCAGGCGCAGGCGCCGCAGGCCCCGCAGGCGGCCGCGCCCCAGCAGATGCGCCCGGCCGCGCCGCGGCCCATGCCGCCGCGCCCGATGCCGGGGGCCTACCAGGGTCAGGGCCAGAGCCAGGCGCCGGGCCAGCACCCGTACCCGGCACAGGCGCAGCCCCAGCCGCCGGCCGCCGCCCAGCAGCAGCCGTACGCCTCCCCGGGATACTGGCAGGAGCAGGGGGCGGGCCACTAG
- a CDS encoding TerD family protein — MLKGANVPVPARSVRVEIGWNTAAGVPDVDASALLLAGGRVRSDADFVFYNQPRHASGAVRYEGKQPQGGAVTDRLAVDLTALEAGVETVVLAASADGGTFGQVPGLHVRLSDADSGAEIARFNSEDASTETAFVLGELYRRQGAWKFRAVGQGYDSGLAGLATDFGISVDDEPAPAPAPSAPPAAPAPPAPPAPAPPAMTPPPAPAPLNAPSWPPPGQSAPPPAPPAPPAPAPAAPPAAPQPPAPSGPVRLSKITLTKESPAISLAKQGATSGRMRVNLNWQERSAPQKQGSGWRERLAKAVSGGLDLDLCALFELNDGRKGVVQALGNAFGSLHQPPYIHLDGDDRTGAVAQGENLTVNLDHTRDLKRVVIFVTIYSGASSFQDISAVVTLTPEQGAPIEFFLDECTVPSPVCVLATLTNQGGGLVVNREARYLIPDRGVSPQRTVDYAYGFGMQWTPGRK; from the coding sequence ATGCTCAAAGGTGCGAATGTCCCGGTGCCCGCCCGGTCGGTCCGCGTCGAGATCGGCTGGAACACGGCAGCGGGGGTGCCGGACGTGGATGCCTCGGCGCTCCTGCTCGCGGGAGGCCGGGTCAGGTCCGACGCGGACTTCGTCTTCTACAACCAGCCGCGGCACGCCTCCGGCGCCGTGCGCTACGAGGGCAAGCAGCCGCAGGGCGGTGCCGTCACCGACCGCCTCGCCGTCGACCTGACGGCCCTGGAGGCCGGCGTCGAGACGGTGGTGCTCGCCGCCTCCGCCGACGGCGGTACGTTCGGGCAGGTTCCCGGGCTGCACGTGCGCCTGAGTGACGCCGACAGCGGGGCCGAGATCGCCCGCTTCAACAGCGAGGACGCCTCCACCGAGACCGCCTTCGTGCTGGGCGAGCTGTACCGGCGGCAGGGGGCCTGGAAGTTCCGCGCGGTGGGCCAGGGGTACGACTCGGGGCTGGCCGGCCTCGCCACCGACTTCGGCATCAGCGTGGACGACGAGCCGGCGCCCGCCCCCGCGCCGTCGGCCCCCCCGGCGGCACCCGCGCCGCCCGCGCCGCCCGCTCCCGCCCCTCCGGCGATGACCCCGCCCCCGGCCCCGGCGCCGCTGAACGCCCCCTCCTGGCCGCCGCCCGGCCAGTCCGCGCCGCCGCCGGCTCCCCCCGCCCCCCCGGCCCCGGCTCCGGCCGCTCCGCCCGCCGCACCCCAGCCGCCCGCGCCGAGCGGTCCCGTACGGCTGAGCAAGATCACGCTCACCAAGGAGTCCCCGGCGATCTCCCTGGCGAAGCAGGGCGCCACCTCGGGCCGCATGCGCGTCAACCTCAACTGGCAGGAGCGCTCCGCCCCCCAGAAGCAGGGCAGCGGCTGGCGCGAGCGGCTGGCCAAGGCCGTCTCCGGCGGCCTCGACCTCGATCTGTGCGCGCTGTTCGAGCTCAACGACGGCCGCAAGGGCGTCGTCCAGGCCCTGGGCAACGCCTTCGGCTCGCTCCACCAGCCGCCCTACATCCACCTGGACGGCGACGACCGCACCGGCGCGGTCGCCCAGGGCGAGAACCTCACGGTCAACCTCGACCACACCCGTGACCTGAAGCGCGTGGTCATCTTCGTGACGATCTACTCGGGCGCCAGCAGCTTCCAGGACATCAGCGCCGTGGTGACCCTCACCCCCGAGCAGGGCGCGCCCATCGAGTTCTTCCTCGACGAGTGCACCGTGCCCTCCCCGGTCTGCGTCCTGGCGACGCTCACCAACCAGGGCGGCGGGCTGGTCGTCAACCGCGAGGCCCGCTACCTGATCCCCGACCGGGGCGTCAGCCCGCAGCGCACCGTCGACTACGCGTACGGGTTCGGCATGCAGTGGACCCCGGGCCGCAAATGA
- a CDS encoding glutamate racemase, translating into MRIALVDSGLGLLAAAAAVRRLRPDASLVLAGDPDGMPWGPRAPEEIAGRALDCARAAAAERPDALIVACNTASVHALPALRAELEPAVPVIGTVPAVKPAAASGAPFAVWATPATTGSPYQRRLIEDFGAEARATPVPCHGLAAAVEHADEAAIDAAVKAAADLTPPDTTAVVLGCTHYELVAARIRAHLVQTTGGPVTLHGSADAVAAQALRRIGANADPTAPATGSLTVFASGRPTGLPDTARAYAEGRFLAARAS; encoded by the coding sequence ATGAGGATCGCGCTCGTCGACTCGGGCCTCGGGCTGCTGGCCGCCGCCGCGGCGGTCCGGCGGCTGCGCCCCGACGCCTCGCTCGTCCTGGCCGGCGACCCGGACGGCATGCCCTGGGGCCCGCGCGCCCCGGAGGAGATCGCCGGCCGGGCGCTGGACTGCGCCCGCGCCGCCGCCGCCGAGCGGCCGGACGCCCTGATCGTCGCCTGCAACACCGCCTCCGTGCACGCGCTGCCCGCGCTGCGCGCCGAGCTGGAGCCCGCCGTGCCGGTGATCGGCACGGTCCCGGCGGTCAAGCCGGCCGCCGCGTCCGGCGCGCCGTTCGCCGTCTGGGCCACCCCGGCCACCACCGGCAGCCCCTACCAGCGGCGGCTGATCGAGGACTTCGGCGCGGAGGCGCGGGCCACGCCCGTGCCCTGCCACGGGCTCGCCGCCGCCGTCGAGCACGCGGACGAGGCGGCCATCGACGCGGCGGTGAAGGCGGCGGCCGATCTCACCCCGCCCGACACCACCGCCGTGGTGCTCGGCTGCACGCACTACGAGCTGGTCGCCGCCCGTATCCGCGCCCACCTGGTCCAGACGACCGGCGGCCCGGTCACCCTCCACGGCTCGGCCGACGCCGTCGCCGCCCAGGCGCTGCGCCGGATCGGCGCGAACGCCGACCCCACGGCCCCCGCCACCGGGAGCCTCACGGTTTTCGCCAGCGGCCGGCCGACCGGGCTGCCGGACA